One Streptomyces sp. CNQ-509 DNA window includes the following coding sequences:
- a CDS encoding aldehyde dehydrogenase family protein — MTQADARLSVLKTYKLYVGGKFPRSESGRVYEVTDAKGRWLANAPRASRKDARDAVVAARKAVAGWSGATAYNRGQVLYRVAEMLQGRREQYVAEVADAEGLSKPKSAAQVDAAIDRWVWYAGWTDKIAQVAGGGNPVAGPYFNLSAPEPTGVVAVVAPQESALLGLVSVLAPVIATGNAAVVVAAEERPLPALSLAEVLATSDVPGGVVNVLSGRTAEIAPTLAAHQDVNAIDLAGADAELARELEVAAADNLKRVLRPRPPYDWTADPGTGRLTAFLETKTVWHPTGSLGVSGSAY; from the coding sequence ATGACACAGGCGGATGCGAGGCTGTCGGTCCTCAAGACCTACAAGCTGTACGTGGGCGGGAAGTTCCCCCGCTCGGAGAGCGGGCGGGTGTACGAGGTGACCGACGCGAAGGGCCGCTGGCTCGCCAACGCGCCCCGTGCCTCCCGCAAGGACGCCCGCGACGCGGTGGTCGCCGCCCGCAAGGCCGTCGCCGGCTGGTCGGGCGCCACGGCGTACAACCGCGGCCAGGTGCTCTACCGGGTGGCGGAGATGCTCCAGGGGCGGCGCGAGCAGTACGTCGCGGAGGTCGCCGACGCGGAGGGTCTGTCGAAGCCCAAGTCGGCGGCGCAGGTGGACGCGGCGATCGACCGCTGGGTCTGGTACGCGGGCTGGACCGACAAGATCGCCCAGGTCGCCGGCGGCGGAAACCCGGTCGCCGGGCCGTACTTCAACCTCTCCGCGCCGGAGCCGACGGGCGTCGTCGCCGTCGTGGCGCCGCAGGAGTCGGCGCTGCTGGGGCTGGTGTCGGTGCTCGCCCCGGTGATCGCCACGGGCAACGCGGCGGTGGTCGTCGCCGCGGAGGAGCGGCCGCTGCCGGCGCTGTCGCTGGCGGAGGTGCTGGCCACGTCGGACGTGCCGGGGGGTGTCGTCAACGTGCTCTCAGGGCGTACCGCGGAGATCGCGCCGACGCTGGCCGCGCACCAGGACGTCAACGCCATCGACCTGGCGGGCGCGGACGCGGAGCTGGCGCGGGAGCTGGAGGTCGCGGCGGCGGACAACCTGAAGCGGGTGCTGCGCCCGCGGCCGCCGTACGACTGGACGGCGGACCCGGGGACGGGCCGGCTGACGGCGTTCCTGGAGACGAAGACGGTCTGGCACCCGACGGGCAGCCTGGGCGTGAGCGGCT